The genomic interval NNNNNNNNNNNNNNNNNNNNNNNNNNNNNNNNNNNNNNNNNNNNNNNNNNNNNNNNNNNNNNNNNNNNNNNNNNNNNNNNNNNNNNNNNNNNNNNNNNNNNNNNNNNNNNNNNNNNNNNNNNNNNNNNNNNNNNNNNNNNNNNNNNNNNNNNNNNNNNNNNNNNNNNNNNNNNNNNNNNNNNNNNNNNNNNNNNNNNNNNNNNNNNNNNNNNNNNNNNNNNNNNNNNNNNNNNNNNNNNNNNNNNNNNNNNNNNNNNNNNNNNNNNNNNNNNNNNNNNNNNNNNNNNNNNNNNNNNNNNNNNNNNNNNNNNNNNNNNNNNNNNNNNNNNNNNNNNNNNNNNNNNNNNNNNNNNNNNNNNNNNNNNNNNNNNNNNNNNNNNNNNNNNNNNNNNNNNNNNNNNNNNNNNNNNNNNNNNNNNNNNNNNNNNNNNNNNNNNNNNNNNNNNNNNNNNNNNNNNNNNNNNNNNNNNNNNNNNNNNNNNNNNNNNNNNNNNNNNNNNNNNNNNNNNNNNNNNNNNNNNNNNNNNNNNNNNNNNNNNNNNNNNNNNNNNNNNNNNNNNNNNNNNNNNNNNNNNNNNNNNNNNNNNNNNNNNNNNNNNNNNNNNNNNNNNNNNNNNNNNNNNNNNNNNNNNNNNNNNNNNNNNNNNNNNNNNNNNNNNNNNNNNNNNNNNNNNNNNNNNNNNNNNNNNNNNNNNNNNNNNNNNNNNNNNNNNNNNNNNNNNNNNNNNNNNNNNNNNNNNNNNNNNNNNNNNNNNNNNNNNNNNNNNNNNNNNNNNNNNNNNNNNNNNNNNNNNNNNNNNNNNNNNNNNNNNNNNNNNNNNNNNNNNNNNNNNNNNNNNNNNNNNNNNNNNNNNNNNNNNNNNNNNNNNNNNNNNNNNNNNNNNNNNNNNNNNNNNNNNNNNNNNNNNNNNNNNNNNNNNNNNNNNNNNNNNNNNNNNNNNNNNNNNNNNNNNNNNNNNNNNNNNNNNNNNNNNNNNNNNNNNNNNNNNNNNNNNNNNNNNNNNNNNNNNNNNNNNNNNNNNNNNNNNNNNNNNNNNNNNNNNNNNNNNNNNNNNNNNNNNNNNNNNNNNNNNNNNNNNNNNNNNNNNNNNNNNNNNNNNNNNNNNNNNNNNNNNNNNNNNNNNNNNNNNNNNNNNNNNNNNNNNNNNNNNNNNNNNNNNNNNNNNNNNNNNNNNNNNNNNNNNNNNNNNNNNNNNNNNNNNNNNNNNNNNNNNNNNNNNNNNNNNNNNNNNNNNNNNNNNNNNNNNNNNNNNNNNNNNNNNNNNNNNNNNNNNNNNNNNNNNNNNNNNNNNNNNNNNNNNNNNNNNNNNNNNNNNNNNNNNNNNNNNNNNNNNNNNNNNNNNNNNNNNNNNNNNNNNNNNNNNNNNNNNNNNNNNNNNNNNNNNNNNNNNNNNNNNNNNNNNNNNNNNNNNNNNNNNNNNNNNNNNNNNNNNNNNNNNNNNNNNNNNNNNNNNNNNNNNNNNNNNNNNNNNNNNNNNNNNNNNNNNNNNNNNNNNNNNNNNNNNNNNNNNNNNNNNNNNNNNNNNNNNNNNNNNNNNNNNNNNNNNNNNNNNNNNNNNNNNNNNNNNNNNNNNNNNNNNNNNNNNNNNNNNNNNNNNNNNNNNNNNNNNNNNNNNNNNNNNNNNNNNNNNNNNNNNNNNNNNNNNNNNNNNNNNNNNNNNNNNNNNNNNNNNNNNNNNNNNNNNNNNNNNNNNNNNNNNNNNNNNNNNNNNNNNNNNNNNNNNNNNNNNNNNNNNNNNNNNNNNNNNNNNNNNNNNNNNNNNNNNNNNNNNNNNNNNNNNNNNNNNNNNNNNNNNNNNNNNNNNNNNNNNNNNNNNNNNNNNNNNNNNNNNNNNNNNNNNNNNNNNNNNNNNNNNNNNNNNNNNNNNNNNNNNNNNNNNNNNNNNNNNNNNNNNNNNNNNNNNNNNNNNNNNNNNNNNNNNNNNNNNNNNNNNNNNNNNNNNNNNNNNNNNNNNNNNNNNNNNNNNNNNNNNNNNNNNNNNNNNNNNNNNNNNNNNNNNNNNNNNNNNNNNNNNNNNNNNNNNNNNNNNNNNNNNNNNNNNNNNNNNNNNNNNNNNNNNNNNNNNNNNNNNNNNNNNNNNNNNNNNNNNNNNNNNNNNNNNNNNNNNNNNNNNNNNNNNNNNNNNNNNNNNNNNNNNNNNNNNNNNNNNNNNNNNNNNNNNNNNNNNNNNNNNNNNNNNNNNNNNNNNNNNNNNNNNNNNNNNNNNNNNNNNNNNNNNNNNNNNNNNNNNNNNNNNNNNNNNNNNNNNNNNNNNNNNNNNNNNNNNNNNNNNNNNNNNNNNNNNNNNNNNNNNNNNNNNNNNNNNNNNNNNNNNNNNNNNNNNNNNNNNNNNNNNNNNNNNNNNNNNNNNNNNNNNNNNNNNNNNNNNNNNNNNNNNNNNNNNNNNNNNNNNNNNNNNNNNNNNNNNNNNNNNNNNNNNNNNNNNNNNNNNNNNNNNNNNNNNNNNNNNNNNNNNNNNNNNNNNNNNNNNNNNNNNNNNNNNNNNNNNNNNNNNNNNNNNNNNNNNNNNNNNNNNNNNNNNNNNNNNNNNNNNNNNNNNNNNNNNNNNNNNNNNNNNNNNNNNNNNNNNNNNNNNNNNNNNNNNNNNNNNNNNNNNNNNNNNNNNNNNNNNNNNNNNNNNNNNNNNNNNNNNNNNNNNNNNNNNNNNNNNNNNNNNNNNNNNNNNNNNNNNNNNNNNNNNNNNNNNNNNNNNNNNNNNNNNNNNNNNNNNNNNNNNNNNNNNNNNNNNNNNNNNNNNNNNNNNNNNNNNNNNNNNNNNNNNNNNNNNNNNNNNNNNNNNNNNNNNNNNNNNNNNNNNNNNNNNNNNNNNNNNNNNNNNNNNNNNNNNNNNNNNNNNNNNNNNNNNNNNNNNNNNNNNNNNNNNNNNNNNNNNNNNNNNNNNNNNNNNNNNNNNNNNNNNNNNNNNNNNNNNNNNNNNNNNNNNNNNNNNNNNNNNNNNNNNNNNNNNNNNNNNNNNNNNNNNNNNNNNNNNNNNNNNNNNNNNNNNNNNNNNNNNNNNNNNNNNNNNNNNNNNNNNNNNNNNNNNNNNNNNNNNNNNNNNNNNNNNNNNNNNNNNNNNNNNNNNNNNNNNNNNNNNNNNNNNNNNNNNNNNNNNNNNNNNNNNNNNNNNNNNNNNNNNNNNNNNNNNNNNNNNNNNNNNNNNNNNNNNNNNNNNNNNNNNNNNNNNNNNNNNNNNNNNNNNNNNNNNNNNNNNNNNNNNNNNNNNNNNNNNNNNNNNNNNNNNNNNNNNNNNNNNNNNNNNNNNNNNNNNNNNNNNNNNNNNNNNNNNNNNNNNNNNNNNNNNNNNNNNNNNNNNNNNNNNNNNNNNNNNNNNNNNNNNNNNNNNNNNNNNNNNNNNNNNNNNNNNNNNNNNNNNNNNNNNNNNNNNNNNNNNNNNNNNNNNNNNNNNNNNNNNNNNNNNNNNNNNNNNNNNNNNNNNNNNNNNNNNNNNNNNNNNNNNNNNNNNNNNNNNNNNNNNNNNNNNNNNNNNNNNNNNNNNNNNNNNNNNNNNNNNNNNNNNNNNNNNNNNNNNNNNNNNNNNNNNNNNNNNNNNNNNNNNNNNNNNNNNNNNNNNNNNNNNNNNNNNNNNNNNNNNNNNNNNNNNNNNNNNNNNNNNNNNNNNNNNNNNNNNNNNNNNNNNNNNNNNNNNNNNNNNNNNNNNNNNNNNTGTTCATGGTGTTGTCATTCTCTTGAAATCCATGCATATTAAGAAGGTAGGtttgatattttcattttacttccgagtttttatttttcatttacttGTTTATATTGGCTGCTATCATTTACTGGAAAAGAAGGGAGTAGGTGTTCGGAGTTCTGCTATATATCATTAACagttaatctaaaatatttctttacTTATTAGTATTATTGCTCATCCAGGTCGCGAACTTCCCATTTCCTACTTCTCTTAAGGCTGCTTCCCTGCTTGAAGCTGAGAATTGCTTGAAAGCTCTTGAAGCACTTGATTGCAAGGATGAACTAACAGTTTTGGGAAAAGCCATGGCTCATTATCCTTTGAGTCCTCGTCATTCTAGAATGATCCTCACTGTTATTAAAAATACAAGCCACAGGCATAAATGTAATCAAAGTCTGCTTTTGGCATATGCTGTTGCAGCTGCTGCAGCATTGAGTTTGTCAAATCCTTTTGTAATGGAATACGAAGGAAATGATAGCAGCAGAGATTCAGAGATGACTGAGAAATCTAGCATGGGAGGCAATGATAAGGACattgataaaaaagaaaagacaaggagaaagaaacTAAAAGAAGCATCTAAAGTTGCACGAGAAAAATTTCGAGTTGTTACCAGTGATGCCCTAGCCATAGCATATGCCCTGCAGTGTTTTGAACAAGCACAAAAGTCACTGCAATTTTGTGAGGATAATGCGTTGCATTTTAAAACTATGGACGAAATGTCCAAACTTAGACAGCAACTACTTAAACTGGTCTTTTATCAGAGTGATAGAGGTGGTTTTGAGCAAGAATACTCATGGACTCATGGAACACTAGGGGATGTGGAAAATGCTTGGCGAGTTTCTTCTGCACACTATCCTCTCTCTCTGGTCGAGGAAAGGCTCATCTGTCAAGCAATATGTGCGGGCTGGGCAGATAGGGTTGCTAAACGGATTACAACTTCTTCTAGGGCCACTGATGGAGATATGATTTCTCGTGCCGGAAGGTATCAATCATGCATGGTCGATGAAAGTATTTTCCTTCATCGTTGGTCATCAGTCTCAACTGTACGCCCTGAGTTTTTGGTTTACAATGAACTATTAGAGACAAAAAGACCAAACAAAGAAGGGGTGACGAGTGCGAAGAGAGCATACATGCATGGAGTGACAAGGGTGGAACCAGCATGGCTAGTTGAGCAGGCCGGGTCTTCGTGCATTTTCTCTCCACCCCTGACGGATCCAAGACCTTTTTATGACGTGCAGGCTGACCAAGTAAAATGTTGGGTCATCCCAACCTTTGGGCGCTTTTGTTGGGAGCTTCCAAAGCATTCATTACCCATTAGCAATGATGAGCATCGGGTGCAGGTGTTCGCCTATGCTTTACTTGAAGGTCAGGTGTGTCCGTGTTTAAAATCTGTTCGAAAGTACATGTCAGCCCCTCCTGAAAGTATTTTGAGGAGAGAAGCTTTTGGTCAAAAAAGGGTGGGAAATCTTTTTAGCAAGTTAAAGAGCAAGTCGATTGATAGCTCTGCCACATTAAGAATGGCGTGGAAGGAGAATCCAAGAGAACTATTTTCAGAAATTTTGGATTGGTTTCAGCAGGGCTTTCACAAGCACTTTGAAGAGCTATGGTTACAAATGCTTGGCGAAGTGCTTCGGGAGACTCAAGAACACCCTCAGtgtaaaagttttaaaaaaaagttgaaaggAAAATCTAAATCACTGCGATGATTGCTCCACAGTATAGGTAAAACTGCATATCAAGCTCTTACATTTGGTTGTTTTCATAATTAAGGCCATGTTTAGAGTAGTTTCTAGAGCTTCTTATTCGAAACAAGTTTATGATTCTTCAAAGTCCTTATAAAGTTGTAGAAGTTAAACTTCTAAAAAATTGAGATACTGCACATGCTTATTATTATTGAATGCTCTAGCTCTAACCAAAACATCCCATTGACAGTTTGAAGAAACGACCTCCCAAGTCAACTTTAACATAGCTTCTTTATCAGTGGATTTGAGTGAACAAAGACCGAGACCACCTTCAGAGAAAGGAGTACAAATTTTGTCCCATGCAACCGTGACAATCTTTCTGGAATCGATATCTCCTGTCCGAACAAAGTTTGCAGCTAATGAACCAGTGTCAATTTTACCAAAGAAATCGACCTCGGAAAGCATATCACAGATGACATACTTGATTAATCTGATCCTGCCCATCATGGATAACGTAGACCCTTTCCAAACAGccaacttttaaatattttagaaatccATATTTGACtcctttgatatttttttagttcatgATATTCAAACTCAATACCTTGGTTATTTTATATCATTAGGGGAACCAATTTCCTGGTAGATATTTGATGTATAATTCATAATGCCTTTTCCTCCTAAACTCCTAACAAGAGTAACTTTCCTTCATTCTGTTATCTATGTTTTGCACATGGCTtataaaatggacaaaatttaAGTGCATTTGCTTATGTGTTTTTGGTGATGTTCTTGGCTTAAAGTATTCGGAAGTACCCATGTTTTCCtcaattctttaattttttcaaagtttgtCTTTATAAATTCTCCATAATTTTTAATGACTTTTagagaagtttggaaggaggaaacttctgttttctttctttcactAAATTAGAACAAGTAGTGAGGGTATAATTTTGTTGGGATACCCAATCCCCCAAACTAGAAACAAGCATCACATGGTAACAAAATTCTCATGCCATGTGCTCGTTTCAATATTGTGACAAATTCTAGGTACCAatcaataaatttgttttactaTGTAAGAGGGGACACATTTTGACATTTTGAAAGAGGGGTCTCATAGAATTCGTAGGTAACATGAAAAATGGATATTACATCACATAgtgttaaatgtgtgatatagAATAATGTTGTGCCAGAGTTTCCCTGAATGCTAACTAGTTAGTTATACACACACATCTACCGCGTTAACAATCCAGCAAATTCgaatataatatatgaatttcATTCAgcaatgaataaatattaaatgcTCAACTAACATAATATGGTTGGTGGTAAATAAATGAATCCCATGGTTAGATATTCAAATTCAGTTTgtgttagtttttgaaattcggagaaaaacctttttgaaaacaattatgtcaccgaaaatattactgggttgagttgCGGACTaagtcgctctctttaagacgtttcgaggcactggcCAAAATTGTGCAacgcagactatcaaccacaatGTCCACAGTATAAAACAGCTCAGATACTCTGTATCGAAATTCTACTGCAGTGTAGAATttcgttctagaattacaccctcaatatggcagtcttaCGACTGACACTCAAATATGGCACGAAGGCCACtcgaaagaaagagaagaaaccctcaatatggcagtcttaCGACTGACACTCAAATATGGCACGAAGGCCACtcgaaagaaagagaagaaacagtaagaagggggagaagtgagaaaagcctcagatacaGAGAACTTTTTGTGTGATTTTCCAACTgaggagaaccctctatttatagaggaatttcgcaactggatctgagagaATCATGGATCATcagaacgtgcgctccaagtagTGGCCCTCAGAAACGTGTGCTCCAAACTTAGGGATTTGACTCTGACTTTTGACCGGACACAAGGGAGACGTGAGACTaaagattagggttttgaccgggTAAAAATAGACGCACGAGGAAGATTGGATCAGATATGACTCGGTGGAGGGCAATTACGTAATTAACGTTTCAATTAGAGATAAAATGCAAGCAATcagttaattaaaattgattaattaatttttcatgcataaaataataatacatagCCATAGCCAAAGCCGGGCCTACAGACGGCGGCGCGCACgcgtgtgtggtggtcaatattgcttgcgttctccctccttcacaaaattggggtgcccCTTGGAGCCCTCCCCAAGTtcattacctccaccttatataccctactagtgtgtggtatcTCTCAAATGTgagacttctcaattttttcaattcacaacaacactagctctcataaatgtcatcattatttccaataaaCTCTCATTAAaacatcatcatttccaacagtTTGTTAAAAAGGCATTGATTGgagaaaatgtaatttttttttcaagtgttggttgaattataaaatcttttttattttagacgTGAGTTAAATCTTGACTACATAACTATACATGGATGATCAAGATTAAGacataattatatatgaatggtcaaaattaagacacaatcaTACATGAATGatcaaaattaagaaaaaaatgtgacttttttaaataatcatgttcacttaaataatttttaattatgatcaTCAATGTATAGTTGTATGGTCAAAATTTAACTATCTCACAATCTCATTGTAAAATCCATTTGATATGTTCCCTGTATGTATGCATAATATTTAATGTGGCACAACTATATTCTTGAACCGTCTAATTTCAATTAACaaacaagattgattaaatttgatttagtGTATATGTAATCAAAATCTTCTTATCTCAAATCTATCACGATATTTTTTACtgcatattattatattaacaaGGATTTTGAAATTGCAAAACTAAAAAGATTTGGTTTAatttcattttggttctttatttttttagtaatccACTAAtttggtctctctattttaaaattagacagttttggtcattttttttgtattttttaatttgaaaaatatattatattttaaataacatgacatatcatCTTGTGGTGTAGAATTAAATTagtacattaattatttatataatattaattaaattaaaaaaataagtaatttcataagttgaaattgaaaaattttagaaatttttattgTAAGTTTATAggtattaattattcaaaattttaatataacctgtcaaattatttaaaatacatcacatcataatttttaaattaaaagattcaagaaaagaaacaaaattgtttgaatttaaaataagagaacaattaagccaaaaaatatataatatattaaatttaaataattatttattatatcgaacgtgaaagaaagaatagcttttatatatatatggatatgCATCATAAAATCACATTAACTTTATGTGAGAAAGGGCAGATCTTCTCCTGGGAACAAAAAATTGAGGTGATTATGAGGTAAGAACAAATGGCCTATATATTTCTCCATAGTGCTTAATAATAGTAGGGTTTTGAAGGCAATTTTGTTAGCAATTGAGCAAACAATATCCGCCGTAATAAGTGGAATGTTGTTTGAGTGAGACGCATGTGCCTTTGCTATGGGCCTTGGCCCAGCCGGTAACATTGTATTGTATGTCAACAATTGCCTTAAGATTGTGATATTTACTAAATGTCAGCTATGTTTGGTGAACTCCCCTCACAAACATGTTAGGTACTGATAAATTCGATAACCTAACTCCTaccaattttatcttttaattcaaCTGTTCATTCATTCATTACACTCTCGTACCTACTCAATATTTCCTAGAAAAGTTGTTCTCAATCAAccattcattttattatttttaaataaagttgTTCATCAACACTATATGCATTTATGTAGCATTTTTATATAGCCGAAGATAATGTACAAGTACCatcagtttttattttcttctaccTACACGGTTTCCTAATATCTACAACTTCTATATATCTTATCGGCCCCAATGCATTCATTATTATGTTGGGCATCGTGATAATGctttttcttcacttttttatttatcacaTCAGATTAATATGGTTCCTTTAATATGGATCCAAATAAGAGTCTAAAGGTGGGGTGTGTTAGTTTTTAAAAGGTATAGctgtattcattttttttaatactacctaagaatttatcaaaataaaaagatgtTGCAACATTgatatactctttttttttgttgttgtcaaaaTTGATATATACTCCGAGTACACATATAACAAACAATGTCCATTTGGTTCCTCCCTTTCCCTATTTGTTCCAACCCACCCACAAATTGTGAGAAGATTAAATCAACCATTTCCACATTGTTGGACAAAGTAAAATTAGTTGTTCCTCGTAACTTGACGTGGATTTGAGTACTTCCATATGATATTATGATCTAACCAAGTAATTTCTCTATATATAGTagcaaataaaatgaaaaaataaacacaaaagaTAGATTAGATTGAGGAGATGGAGAATGCACCATAATCAAATATGATTGATAAATTAATGAGATATCGTTACAATGGTAAAGAAGTCATcgataagatttaaaaaatttataattcaaaaattcaaaaagtcaTCGATAAGATTTAAAAAAGTTCTAATTCAAGATCTCAAAAGAAGACCTAGCTCACTAGGTTACAAACACATATTTATAATAAGACTATATATAAATCTAAATTAGTCATAGTGACACAATTCTCTAGACTGCTTACAttatacttttataaaataaactgaATGTAAGGTAGTAAAGGATCTTCATTGACATcaacataatttaaattaaactactacaattttaaattaaagcaaactaaaaattattataaaccaaattaaaataaataaaaattcattctaatttattaaaatatggatcATCTTCATGCGTTTAAGGCCATTATCATTCTCTCATTCTTGAAGAAATTCAACCACAAAATTAAGCTCCATTATATTGTACAAATCCAAATAAACCACGAGTTCATCATATCTACGGGAGTCAAATGAAAATTTGGAAAAGTCACCAAATGTGATAAGTCgatgaaacacaattttatctTGAATAATTAACATCTTATCACATTTATGGTCAaggtaataaattataaagatgGAGACAGTTATACCTTTTGAAGTTGATATTCATGACCATATTTACCGTCTATGGAATGAAATTGGTGGcaaacaataaattattttgtatttgcaAAGACTTCAAAGCAAATTAAGTATGATGGACATTTTTTTCATCACAAACAAATCGTGACTCAATAATTTTCTTGCAATCATCCTTTTATGGAACTTTTGACCAATCACCTTCAAGCACTAACACCATTTCATTTATATCACTCTCTTGTTTAAAGAGACTTTCAATGTTACCATAATCTTTCTCTTCACTTTCAAAGTCAATATATTAATGACATTCCTCCTTTAGAGACATTTCTTCAAGCACTGACGCAAGAGAATTATCAAAGTTAGACAAATAGTTAGCGTCAATTTTTTGCTCTTTGcctctcaaatatttttcatctttctctttcttttctttgattttctttttctctcgcAAGCCTAACTTTTCTACTTTTCTTGCCGTTTTTATATATCCATTTTTATAAGGATATTTCACATACTTCGGATCCAATACAAaatctataatatat from Cicer arietinum cultivar CDC Frontier isolate Library 1 chromosome 5, Cicar.CDCFrontier_v2.0, whole genome shotgun sequence carries:
- the LOC101497619 gene encoding ATP-dependent RNA helicase DEAH13-like, whose protein sequence is MHIKKVANFPFPTSLKAASLLEAENCLKALEALDCKDELTVLGKAMAHYPLSPRHSRMILTVIKNTSHRHKCNQSLLLAYAVAAAAALSLSNPFVMEYEGNDSSRDSEMTEKSSMGGNDKDIDKKEKTRRKKLKEASKVAREKFRVVTSDALAIAYALQCFEQAQKSLQFCEDNALHFKTMDEMSKLRQQLLKLVFYQSDRGGFEQEYSWTHGTLGDVENAWRVSSAHYPLSLVEERLICQAICAGWADRVAKRITTSSRATDGDMISRAGRYQSCMVDESIFLHRWSSVSTVRPEFLVYNELLETKRPNKEGVTSAKRAYMHGVTRVEPAWLVEQAGSSCIFSPPLTDPRPFYDVQADQVKCWVIPTFGRFCWELPKHSLPISNDEHRVQVFAYALLEGQVCPCLKSVRKYMSAPPESILRREAFGQKRVGNLFSKLKSKSIDSSATLRMAWKENPRELFSEILDWFQQGFHKHFEELWLQMLGEVLRETQEHPQCKSFKKKLKGKSKSLR